A single genomic interval of Granulicella tundricola MP5ACTX9 harbors:
- a CDS encoding Cif family virulence factor, whose protein sequence is MKKLPVIRPLQSLILLSLIAASGILAHAQTPAQTPTQTPVQPPATKPPAPAAAKPLVPDGPLASDNKHYTSKDLSVRPYSPAIPAPLYPSSQRKQSQFTVQYVFNYATSNYTPPVPLALVSRAAARHDSPEAALTAYYSAMRSGDYEAWLQCWDEPSRKALEATTKQQKNGAEYWRALWRTAFANKRYFLIDRLETVNYIILDTRIEDPAKPAATQTDSEVLVINSGKWTLTNAFSNDGLIMNYDGTANKVVKEYEIAPTKELTGPAALTGEAQKEFFARHTTVASVTKTAE, encoded by the coding sequence ATGAAAAAACTCCCCGTAATCCGCCCACTCCAAAGCCTCATCCTCCTGTCGCTCATCGCGGCCTCGGGCATCCTCGCGCACGCTCAAACCCCGGCCCAAACCCCAACCCAGACACCAGTCCAGCCACCAGCCACCAAGCCCCCCGCACCGGCCGCAGCCAAACCACTCGTGCCGGACGGCCCTCTCGCCAGCGACAACAAGCACTACACCTCAAAAGACCTCTCCGTCCGCCCGTACTCCCCGGCCATCCCTGCGCCGCTCTATCCCAGCAGCCAGCGCAAGCAATCCCAGTTCACCGTGCAGTACGTCTTCAACTACGCCACCTCCAACTACACCCCACCCGTCCCCCTCGCACTCGTCTCCCGCGCAGCCGCCAGACACGACTCGCCCGAAGCCGCCCTCACCGCCTACTACTCCGCCATGCGCAGTGGCGATTACGAAGCTTGGCTCCAGTGCTGGGATGAACCCTCCCGCAAAGCCCTTGAAGCCACCACCAAACAGCAAAAAAATGGTGCCGAGTACTGGCGTGCCCTCTGGCGCACCGCCTTCGCCAACAAGCGCTACTTCCTCATCGATCGCCTCGAGACCGTCAACTACATCATTCTCGACACCCGCATCGAAGACCCCGCCAAGCCAGCCGCCACCCAGACCGATTCAGAGGTCCTCGTCATCAACAGCGGCAAGTGGACCCTCACCAACGCCTTCTCAAACGACGGTCTCATCATGAACTACGACGGCACCGCCAACAAGGTCGTCAAGGAGTACGAGATCGCTCCCACCAAGGAACTCACAGGCCCCGCAGCCCTCACCGGCGAAGCCCAGAAAGAATTCTTCGCCCGCCACACCACCGTAGCCTCAGTCACCAAAACAGCCGAGTAA
- a CDS encoding carboxypeptidase regulatory-like domain-containing protein, with amino-acid sequence MTHIRPVTRTPHNPAGATATSSTRYRRHLTRLLTVVTTASLLFHHTATEVYAQQYADQNCTASILNRSVPVAADGTFLIPNVPVNPGTYRARVICPQTDGSLLGSTSDYLTLIPNGSTSLPLLPIGPLSAQPSALKVQALSGALSAVGATVQLETQAIDPSTYSYDYTKVTKGTTYTSSNAAVATVDANGIVTAKGPGAVIITARNDGLSSTILLTSFGLLDSDGDGLPDSYEIANGLNPFDPTDANLDSDGDGLTNLQEYQLGTNPRIADTDGDGLNDGDEVRLGTNPLVADTDGDGLNDGDEVRLGTNPLVYDTDGDGIPDGIEVRLGLNPLVPDVTTTLTGHVSNPDGTPAVGASILVLTYFTAVTDTTGAFTLTSVPTSLGNFVVSARAIVGTTVYNGASKATPPVGSGTTDIGTIQLGQSSGQVSGTITNPDGTIVRAAQVTLTDGMDVRTTVTDGTGLYLVTGLQSGTVMASAFDPNTSLRGQAVSALNAATPLTLNVKLSAFGTVSGTVRTPSGTPVGAGATVIITGALNATTTTDLLGHYAFTFVPLGGYTVDATDTAGNHGRATGTITATSQTINADVQYLGRGTVTGTVADASGTAIAGAAVQLYDSGIFNSYANTTTNSLGQYTFANVFIGPLTLSASSTSSSTGGSASSILSTDAQTVTVNIALGATGTLTGTVFRADGKTVVPGALVSVTGSAATALTNAAGVYTLGNIPLGGITAQASDASTSDRGHATGSVTSGQTSTLNITLIGLGTVNVTVQDAGGTAKAGALVQVQNVSAQFPATQNGVSASDGTVAFTQQLAGSQTVTASDPTTGLAGTANATLAAAGTVAVVVKLQASGTVQGTVYKHDAVTPLPGATVVLDGQRSVTADVNGFYTLTVVPSGTHQVYVADSINNTLAINNGVVITTQGQVVTSNFVITGRGTVTGLVTNQDGSIAAGIPVQLTSNAPGDSNPYGTQTDVTGTYTLLNIPIGTYRVIAQQHTATTNTYGQATGSVTTDASTTTTNIQLSTSLVPSTVSLTDANGASYPIRENGGIFDGSYSVFQGDAAANEGGSLLSVVLNGTETKFTGAALSPSSLAGRQISIEQDNLAGLNITRRVFVPGDGYFARYVELLTNPSAADITVDLKLLSNYRQLRTINLGTTETANFSVPVILQTSSGDNILNISDPTNPDSWVTFGGPVDQDPFVPSLFADNPIPPIADVFDGPKAPLKPTSVLYAQGSAGNYSTLTQTYSALKIPAGGTVGVMHFISQENAFAAAAASAARLVQLPPESLYGLATSDLAAIQNFVIPAGGTSTIASLPPVTNQAGGVVYTSDSTTPFASSQVRFHSNNPIFARTYITTADGAGNYSFQGAFQSLAIPQDDFTVTAYEPSNGTFLDQTCAQIGVAIGNGCGIPSPVTAGTFGTGQTPGAGTATQNIVFSNTGIITGTISRGPVVLNVAGTVSLTAGPMLPLTNIPIAADGTYKIYGVVPGTYIITAYVTNTLLTGISSVTVTAGTATTTNITIGESGNITGTVTRDDGSLAIQDVVNLRSSTGVLSTSVNTAGQYAFTDIPIGTYTLDVYDSQSNSAVTATAAVSSNATTTQNLVLSSKGSVTGTVNVNDGSSVANLAITLTSTTTSGIQTLTGSTNATGVFTINGVKPGAISVHAVTSSGLQGTGNGNLPLAGQTVTINVSLTATGSVTGTVFQGDGKTPAPNVTVTISPAPFTGTATTTTDSNGVYNFPNQPFGNFTVYATLASTGDQGQTNSQIQANGQLRTVNITLNGFGNLTVKVVDSGNNKIAKAALTVYNNTIGKQYTATADATGTAVFTNIFAGSLTITAKDPVSGLNASTSTTLAYNASQTVTLTVQATGVIQGIVYNVDGVTPVAGATIQVGVPYGPTQLTAADGSYKFASAQLASYNFQVHDANGVIRANAPYQTLQTAGQVITQNLTFVAIGSVHGTVLNADGTRGENLTLTINSSNANIGGQQSVVTGGDGTYTVPAVPIGNFTVTVNNLSTSLAGFATSAITKDGDSEQVDIQIISSTVTLPATLTDADSFTYTVGTAGTYGPTGNIGTNLSPFYNANNLTLTVAGAGAAFGNGGSPTTAIQSLSGQQIEINQPSLLGLNVTRKIYVPTDGYFARRLEVFQNPTSSPITVTVQENGYDRYTPNAIRIVNTSNNNTTVDNTILWAVDDDDAGGLPYPRTQPALANIFAGTGAPTTLSGVSDNVASNSYPSNGVYFSYLNWNYAWTPITIPAKSTASILFFTAQESNGSTATSAAQRLVQLPAEALAGLSTSDLASVVNFIIPTTPLSTVHPPSPAQALSGHVYAGDGTTAIPNAIVYAQSTDVLFGAGATATADATGLYNIPSLLANGFALESMDPSDGILSATVTGTFAAPVTPPAPQTKDIVFTNTGILQGLVKETGNGTFLKGTLYLNFSCTNYTQPQELPAFEALARTTAAAQPAAKAAAARSAAQPNASSYCGSLNGSFGPDGKFTYYTLPTGQTNLNLNVTLPQNESIPLPAGGGYFTTDIPAGQTNQFTITIPASGTIAGKVSNADGTAAANITVYAVPSDYNQSSGATTTTAADGSFIFSSLPLISYTIQATDPITNNTVSKVVSTTQDTTTVVNLQFIGKGSVTPTVRFANGNIAQNSLLYISTSTTPNYTYGGYTDVNGQYTFPNVPTGAFNIRAYYPGQNFYSTTPGTLTGNGNTLTPAVTLTPVGTISGHVTNQDGTPGSGEYVNIFDATNNFTAYAATDSAGAYAVTPAPADRTVTVQSYQATNTTNRTIIAQKFNQQVPGDGQTLIVDLRYPGLSSVKVTLLNTDGTHATSGSVYIKSTDAGTQNYSGAIGADGTYTFTQVVEGAFIAYANTDYTAFNAGSKAFTVAPTDDGNTVNVTITTSPTGSIKGQVYASDGTTLIRNSYTVKFTDIDTNTGTTVYPPSDGAGYTFTGVRNGASGYKLTAQLYGATTTASVTGSITTQGQTDTKNITLPVSSISGTVFLNDGVTPVPFAQLYSSQPIDAYGDTSGFSAQADANGTYQLSGPTTGTVTLHAYDSNDIVGTSTVVLTSDTQIVTAANVSLGPVGTVIGIAYDNSGHLLTNAYVQIQSSGNGNGFSTETETDQNGNFTFTDIPVGSLTLTVQDNSDNTIMATGSLQTNGQTVTINLGTPPAAVTEVFGTVYDGNSNPVPGATVTLTAASPSTVVVTATTDANGMYTATGLPVGNFVAAATFADGSSDGSTNAIITDPTTPIEVDIGLPQSGLVTGIVYDAHGNPVPGVEIEVDSTGDPNTGYLEDTANDGSFVFQVDPGQITITVTGPNNTVLGTASGILPYGGNVVINVTYPTPSAKPAPGKASVTKTQLTAPVAPHIMASLKLPATLPLAGGLQ; translated from the coding sequence ATGACGCACATTCGCCCAGTGACCCGGACTCCGCACAACCCAGCAGGCGCGACCGCCACCAGCTCCACGCGATACCGCCGCCATCTCACGCGTCTCCTCACCGTCGTCACCACCGCCTCGCTGCTCTTCCACCACACCGCCACGGAGGTCTACGCCCAGCAGTACGCAGACCAGAACTGCACCGCCTCCATCCTCAACCGTTCCGTCCCCGTCGCAGCCGATGGCACCTTCCTCATCCCCAACGTCCCCGTCAATCCCGGCACCTATCGCGCCCGCGTCATCTGTCCTCAGACCGACGGCAGCCTCCTCGGCAGCACCTCGGACTACCTCACCCTCATCCCCAACGGCAGCACCAGTCTGCCCCTGCTCCCCATCGGTCCCCTCAGCGCCCAGCCCAGCGCACTCAAGGTCCAGGCCCTCAGCGGAGCGCTCTCAGCCGTCGGAGCCACCGTCCAGCTTGAGACCCAGGCCATCGACCCCTCCACGTACTCCTACGACTACACCAAGGTCACCAAGGGCACCACCTACACCTCCAGCAACGCAGCCGTCGCCACCGTAGACGCCAACGGAATCGTCACCGCCAAAGGTCCCGGCGCAGTCATCATCACCGCACGCAACGACGGTCTCTCCTCCACCATCCTCCTCACCTCCTTCGGCCTCCTCGATTCAGACGGTGACGGTCTGCCCGACTCCTACGAGATCGCCAACGGCCTCAACCCCTTCGACCCCACCGACGCAAATCTCGACTCCGACGGAGACGGCCTCACCAACCTCCAGGAATATCAACTCGGCACCAACCCCCGGATCGCCGACACAGACGGCGACGGCCTCAACGACGGAGACGAAGTCCGCCTCGGCACCAATCCCCTCGTAGCCGATACCGACGGGGACGGCCTCAACGACGGGGACGAAGTCCGCCTCGGCACCAATCCCCTCGTCTACGACACCGACGGCGACGGCATCCCAGACGGAATCGAAGTCCGCCTCGGCCTCAATCCCCTCGTGCCTGACGTCACCACCACCCTCACCGGCCACGTCAGCAATCCCGACGGCACCCCCGCCGTCGGCGCATCCATCCTCGTCCTCACCTACTTCACCGCCGTCACCGATACCACCGGAGCCTTCACCCTCACCTCCGTCCCCACCTCCCTCGGCAACTTCGTCGTCTCCGCCCGCGCCATCGTCGGCACCACCGTTTACAACGGAGCCTCCAAGGCCACGCCGCCCGTCGGCAGCGGCACCACGGACATCGGCACCATCCAGCTCGGCCAGAGCTCCGGTCAGGTCAGCGGAACCATCACCAACCCCGACGGCACTATCGTCCGCGCCGCCCAGGTCACCCTCACCGACGGCATGGACGTCCGCACCACCGTCACCGACGGCACCGGCCTCTACCTCGTCACCGGCCTCCAGTCCGGCACCGTCATGGCCTCCGCCTTTGACCCCAACACCTCCCTCCGCGGCCAGGCCGTATCCGCCCTCAACGCAGCCACACCCCTCACCCTCAACGTCAAGCTCTCAGCCTTCGGAACCGTCTCCGGAACCGTCCGCACGCCCTCCGGCACACCCGTAGGAGCAGGCGCAACCGTCATCATCACCGGCGCGCTCAACGCCACCACCACCACCGATCTCCTCGGCCACTACGCCTTCACCTTCGTCCCCCTCGGCGGCTACACCGTAGACGCAACCGACACCGCAGGCAATCACGGCCGCGCCACAGGCACCATCACCGCCACCTCCCAGACCATCAACGCAGACGTCCAATACCTCGGCCGAGGCACCGTCACCGGCACCGTCGCGGACGCCAGCGGAACCGCCATCGCAGGAGCCGCAGTCCAGCTTTACGACAGCGGCATCTTTAACAGCTACGCCAACACCACCACCAACTCCCTCGGCCAATACACCTTCGCCAACGTCTTCATCGGCCCGCTCACCCTCTCCGCCTCATCCACCTCCTCCTCCACCGGCGGTTCGGCCTCATCCATCCTCTCCACCGACGCACAGACCGTCACCGTCAACATCGCACTCGGAGCCACCGGCACCCTCACCGGCACCGTCTTTCGTGCAGACGGCAAGACCGTCGTCCCCGGCGCCCTCGTCTCCGTAACCGGCTCAGCCGCCACCGCCCTCACCAACGCCGCAGGCGTCTACACCCTCGGCAACATCCCCCTCGGCGGCATCACCGCCCAGGCCTCGGACGCCTCCACCAGCGATCGTGGCCACGCCACCGGCTCCGTCACCAGCGGCCAGACCTCCACCCTCAACATCACCCTCATCGGCCTCGGCACGGTCAACGTCACGGTTCAGGATGCAGGCGGAACTGCAAAGGCAGGCGCACTCGTCCAGGTCCAGAACGTCAGCGCGCAGTTCCCCGCCACGCAGAACGGCGTCAGCGCCTCGGACGGCACCGTCGCCTTCACGCAGCAACTCGCCGGCAGCCAGACCGTCACCGCCTCAGACCCCACCACGGGCCTCGCCGGCACTGCCAACGCCACCCTTGCCGCCGCAGGCACCGTAGCCGTCGTCGTCAAGCTTCAGGCCTCCGGCACCGTCCAGGGCACTGTCTACAAGCATGACGCCGTCACCCCACTCCCCGGAGCCACCGTCGTCCTGGACGGCCAACGCTCCGTCACCGCCGACGTCAACGGTTTCTACACCCTCACCGTCGTCCCCTCCGGCACCCACCAGGTCTACGTCGCCGACTCCATCAACAACACCCTCGCCATCAACAACGGCGTCGTCATCACCACCCAGGGCCAGGTCGTCACCTCCAACTTCGTCATCACCGGCCGAGGCACCGTCACCGGCCTCGTCACCAATCAGGATGGCTCCATCGCCGCCGGCATACCCGTCCAGCTCACCAGCAACGCCCCCGGCGACAGCAACCCCTACGGCACCCAGACAGACGTCACCGGCACCTACACCCTCCTCAACATCCCCATCGGCACCTACCGCGTCATCGCCCAGCAGCACACCGCCACCACCAACACCTACGGCCAGGCCACCGGCTCCGTCACCACGGACGCCTCCACCACAACCACCAACATCCAGCTCTCCACCTCGCTCGTCCCCTCCACCGTCAGCCTCACCGACGCCAACGGAGCCAGCTACCCCATCCGCGAGAACGGCGGCATCTTTGACGGCTCCTACTCCGTCTTCCAGGGCGACGCCGCCGCCAACGAAGGCGGCTCCCTCCTCTCCGTCGTCCTCAACGGAACCGAGACCAAATTCACCGGCGCAGCCCTCTCACCCTCCAGCCTCGCCGGCCGCCAGATCTCCATCGAGCAGGACAACCTCGCCGGCCTCAACATCACCCGCCGCGTCTTCGTTCCCGGCGACGGATACTTCGCACGCTACGTCGAGCTCCTCACCAACCCCTCCGCCGCCGACATCACCGTAGACCTCAAACTCCTCTCCAACTACCGTCAGCTCCGCACCATCAACCTCGGCACCACGGAGACCGCCAACTTCTCCGTTCCCGTCATCCTCCAGACCTCCTCCGGCGACAACATCCTCAACATCTCCGACCCCACCAACCCCGACTCCTGGGTCACCTTCGGCGGCCCCGTCGATCAGGATCCCTTCGTCCCCTCCCTCTTCGCCGATAACCCCATCCCGCCCATCGCCGACGTCTTCGACGGCCCCAAGGCGCCCCTCAAGCCCACCTCCGTGCTCTACGCGCAGGGCTCCGCAGGCAACTACTCCACCCTCACCCAAACCTATAGCGCCCTCAAGATCCCCGCAGGCGGCACCGTAGGCGTCATGCACTTCATCTCGCAGGAGAACGCCTTCGCCGCCGCAGCCGCCAGCGCCGCGCGCCTCGTCCAGCTCCCGCCCGAGTCCCTCTACGGCCTCGCCACCTCGGACCTCGCAGCCATCCAGAACTTCGTCATCCCCGCAGGCGGCACCTCCACCATCGCCTCGCTCCCGCCCGTCACCAACCAGGCCGGCGGAGTCGTCTACACCTCGGACAGCACCACCCCCTTCGCCTCCAGTCAGGTCCGCTTCCACAGCAACAACCCCATCTTCGCCCGCACCTACATCACCACTGCGGACGGCGCAGGCAACTACTCCTTCCAGGGTGCCTTCCAGTCCCTCGCCATCCCCCAGGATGACTTCACCGTCACCGCATACGAACCCAGCAACGGCACCTTCCTTGACCAGACCTGCGCCCAGATCGGCGTCGCCATCGGCAACGGCTGCGGCATCCCCTCCCCCGTCACCGCAGGCACCTTCGGCACCGGCCAGACGCCCGGCGCAGGAACCGCCACCCAGAACATCGTCTTCTCCAACACCGGCATCATCACCGGCACCATCTCCCGAGGACCCGTCGTCCTCAACGTAGCCGGAACCGTCTCCCTCACCGCCGGCCCCATGCTCCCGCTCACCAACATCCCCATAGCCGCTGACGGCACCTACAAGATCTACGGCGTCGTCCCCGGCACGTACATCATCACCGCCTACGTCACCAACACCCTCCTCACCGGCATCTCCTCCGTCACCGTTACCGCCGGCACGGCCACCACCACCAACATCACCATCGGTGAGTCCGGCAACATCACCGGCACCGTCACCCGTGACGATGGCTCCCTCGCCATCCAGGACGTCGTTAACCTCCGTTCCTCCACCGGAGTCCTCTCCACGTCCGTCAACACAGCCGGCCAGTATGCCTTCACCGACATCCCCATCGGCACCTACACCCTGGACGTCTACGACTCGCAATCCAACTCCGCCGTCACCGCCACCGCCGCCGTCAGCAGCAACGCCACCACCACCCAGAACCTCGTCCTCTCCAGCAAAGGCAGCGTCACCGGCACCGTCAACGTCAACGACGGAAGCTCCGTCGCCAACCTGGCCATCACCCTCACCAGCACCACCACCTCCGGCATCCAGACCCTCACCGGCTCCACCAACGCCACCGGCGTCTTCACCATCAACGGCGTCAAACCCGGCGCAATCTCCGTTCACGCCGTCACCTCCTCCGGCCTCCAGGGCACCGGCAACGGCAACCTCCCGCTCGCCGGCCAGACCGTCACCATCAACGTCTCGCTCACTGCCACCGGCTCCGTCACCGGCACCGTCTTCCAGGGCGACGGCAAGACCCCCGCCCCCAACGTCACCGTCACCATCTCCCCCGCACCCTTCACCGGCACCGCCACCACCACCACCGACTCCAACGGCGTCTACAACTTCCCCAACCAGCCCTTCGGCAACTTCACCGTCTACGCCACCCTCGCCTCCACCGGCGATCAGGGCCAGACCAACTCCCAGATCCAGGCCAACGGCCAACTCCGCACCGTCAACATCACCCTCAACGGCTTCGGCAACCTCACCGTCAAGGTCGTAGACTCCGGCAACAACAAGATCGCCAAAGCCGCCCTCACCGTCTACAACAACACCATCGGCAAGCAATACACCGCCACCGCCGACGCCACCGGCACAGCCGTCTTCACCAACATCTTCGCCGGCTCGCTCACCATCACCGCCAAAGACCCCGTCTCCGGACTCAACGCCAGCACCAGCACCACCCTCGCGTACAACGCCAGCCAGACCGTCACCCTCACCGTCCAGGCCACCGGCGTCATCCAGGGCATCGTCTATAACGTCGATGGCGTCACCCCCGTCGCCGGAGCCACCATCCAGGTCGGCGTCCCATACGGCCCCACCCAGCTCACCGCCGCCGACGGCAGCTACAAGTTCGCCAGCGCCCAGCTCGCCTCGTACAACTTCCAGGTCCACGATGCCAACGGCGTCATCCGCGCCAACGCTCCATACCAGACCCTCCAGACCGCCGGTCAGGTCATCACCCAGAACCTCACCTTCGTCGCCATCGGCTCCGTCCACGGCACCGTCCTCAACGCAGACGGAACCCGCGGTGAAAACCTCACCCTCACCATCAACAGCTCCAACGCCAACATCGGCGGCCAGCAATCCGTCGTCACCGGTGGCGACGGAACCTACACCGTCCCCGCCGTCCCCATCGGCAACTTCACCGTCACCGTCAACAACCTGTCCACCTCCCTCGCCGGCTTCGCCACCAGCGCCATCACCAAGGACGGCGACTCCGAACAGGTCGACATCCAGATCATCTCCAGCACCGTCACCCTCCCCGCCACCCTCACCGACGCAGACAGCTTCACCTACACCGTCGGCACCGCCGGAACCTACGGCCCCACCGGCAACATAGGCACAAACCTCTCGCCCTTCTACAACGCGAACAACCTCACCCTCACCGTAGCCGGTGCCGGAGCAGCCTTCGGCAACGGCGGCTCTCCCACCACAGCCATCCAGTCCCTCAGCGGCCAGCAGATCGAAATCAACCAGCCCTCCCTCCTCGGCCTCAACGTCACCCGCAAGATCTACGTCCCCACCGACGGCTACTTCGCGCGCCGCCTTGAAGTCTTCCAGAACCCCACCTCTTCCCCCATCACCGTCACCGTTCAGGAAAACGGCTACGACCGCTACACCCCCAACGCCATCCGCATCGTCAACACCTCCAACAACAACACCACCGTAGACAACACCATCCTCTGGGCCGTCGATGACGACGACGCAGGCGGACTCCCCTACCCACGCACCCAGCCCGCCCTCGCCAACATCTTCGCCGGCACCGGCGCGCCCACCACCCTCTCCGGCGTCTCGGACAACGTCGCCTCCAATAGCTACCCCTCCAACGGCGTCTACTTCAGCTACCTCAACTGGAACTACGCCTGGACCCCCATCACCATCCCCGCCAAATCCACCGCCAGCATCCTCTTCTTCACCGCGCAGGAGTCCAACGGCTCAACCGCAACCTCCGCCGCCCAGCGACTCGTCCAACTCCCCGCCGAAGCCCTCGCCGGCCTCTCCACCTCGGACCTCGCCTCAGTCGTCAACTTCATCATCCCCACCACGCCTCTCTCAACCGTTCATCCCCCCTCACCCGCCCAGGCTCTCTCCGGCCACGTCTACGCAGGCGATGGCACCACCGCCATCCCCAACGCCATCGTCTACGCCCAGTCCACCGACGTTCTCTTCGGCGCAGGAGCCACCGCCACCGCAGACGCCACCGGCCTCTACAACATCCCATCCCTCCTCGCCAACGGCTTCGCCCTGGAGTCCATGGACCCCAGCGACGGCATCCTCTCCGCCACCGTCACCGGCACCTTCGCCGCGCCCGTAACCCCACCCGCGCCTCAGACCAAAGACATCGTGTTCACCAACACCGGCATCCTCCAGGGCCTCGTCAAGGAGACCGGCAACGGCACCTTCCTCAAAGGCACCCTCTACCTCAACTTCTCCTGCACCAACTACACCCAGCCGCAGGAGCTTCCCGCCTTTGAGGCTCTAGCCCGCACCACCGCAGCAGCCCAACCCGCCGCCAAAGCCGCAGCCGCACGCTCGGCCGCTCAACCGAACGCCTCCTCCTACTGCGGCTCTCTCAACGGAAGCTTCGGCCCGGACGGCAAGTTCACCTACTACACCCTGCCCACCGGCCAGACCAACCTCAACCTCAACGTCACCCTCCCCCAGAACGAGTCCATCCCGCTCCCCGCAGGCGGCGGTTACTTCACCACCGACATCCCCGCAGGCCAGACCAACCAGTTCACCATCACCATCCCCGCCAGCGGAACCATCGCCGGCAAGGTCAGCAACGCCGACGGCACGGCAGCCGCCAACATCACCGTCTACGCCGTCCCATCCGACTACAACCAGTCCTCCGGAGCCACCACCACCACCGCAGCCGATGGCTCCTTCATCTTCTCCAGCCTGCCCCTCATCTCCTACACCATCCAGGCCACCGACCCCATCACCAACAACACCGTCTCCAAGGTCGTCAGCACCACCCAGGACACCACCACCGTCGTCAACCTCCAGTTCATCGGCAAAGGCTCCGTCACCCCCACCGTCCGCTTCGCCAACGGCAACATCGCCCAGAACTCGCTCCTCTACATCAGCACCTCAACCACCCCCAACTACACCTACGGCGGCTACACCGACGTCAACGGCCAGTACACCTTCCCGAACGTCCCCACCGGTGCCTTCAACATCCGCGCCTACTACCCCGGCCAGAACTTCTACTCCACCACCCCCGGCACCCTCACAGGCAACGGCAACACCCTAACTCCCGCCGTCACCCTCACCCCCGTCGGCACCATCAGCGGCCACGTCACCAACCAGGACGGCACACCCGGCAGCGGCGAGTACGTCAACATCTTCGACGCCACCAACAACTTCACCGCATACGCCGCCACCGACTCCGCCGGAGCCTACGCCGTCACCCCCGCACCCGCGGACCGCACCGTCACCGTTCAGAGCTACCAGGCCACCAACACCACCAACCGCACCATCATCGCCCAGAAGTTCAACCAGCAGGTCCCCGGCGACGGACAAACCCTCATCGTAGACCTCCGTTACCCCGGCCTCTCCAGCGTCAAGGTCACCCTCCTCAACACCGACGGAACCCACGCCACCTCTGGCTCCGTCTACATCAAGAGCACAGACGCCGGCACCCAGAACTACTCCGGAGCCATCGGGGCCGATGGCACCTACACCTTCACCCAGGTCGTAGAAGGCGCGTTCATCGCCTACGCCAACACCGACTACACCGCCTTCAACGCCGGCTCCAAGGCCTTCACCGTAGCCCCCACCGACGACGGCAACACCGTCAACGTCACCATCACCACCAGCCCCACCGGCTCCATCAAGGGCCAGGTCTACGCCTCAGACGGCACCACCCTCATCCGCAACAGCTACACCGTCAAGTTCACGGACATCGACACCAATACCGGCACCACCGTCTATCCCCCCAGCGACGGTGCCGGCTACACCTTCACCGGCGTCCGCAACGGAGCCAGCGGTTACAAACTCACCGCCCAGCTCTACGGTGCCACCACCACCGCCTCCGTCACCGGCAGCATCACCACCCAGGGCCAGACCGACACCAAAAACATCACACTCCCCGTCTCCTCCATCAGCGGCACCGTCTTCCTCAACGACGGCGTCACCCCCGTCCCCTTCGCCCAGCTTTACTCCAGCCAGCCCATCGACGCCTACGGCGACACCTCAGGCTTCAGCGCCCAGGCTGACGCCAACGGAACCTATCAACTCAGCGGCCCCACCACCGGCACCGTCACCCTCCATGCCTACGACTCCAACGACATCGTCGGCACCTCCACCGTAGTCCTCACCTCAGACACCCAGATCGTCACCGCCGCCAACGTCTCCCTCGGCCCCGTCGGCACCGTCATCGGCATCGCCTACGACAACTCCGGCCATCTCCTCACCAACGCCTACGTCCAGATCCAGTCCAGCGGCAACGGCAACGGCTTCTCCACGGAGACCGAGACAGACCAGAACGGCAACTTCACCTTCACCGATATCCCCGTCGGCTCCCTCACCCTCACCGTCCAGGACAACTCGGACAACACCATCATGGCCACCGGCTCCCTCCAGACCAACGGCCAGACCGTTACCATCAACCTCGGCACCCCACCCGCCGCCGTAACGGAGGTCTTCGGCACCGTCTACGACGGAAACAGCAACCCCGTCCCCGGCGCAACCGTCACCCTCACCGCCGCCTCTCCCTCCACCGTCGTCGTCACCGCCACCACGGACGCCAACGGCATGTACACCGCCACCGGCCTGCCCGTCGGCAACTTCGTCGCCGCCGCCACCTTCGCGGACGGCAGTAGCGACGGCTCCACCAACGCCATCATCACAGACCCCACCACCCCCATTGAAGTCGATATCGGCCTCCCCCAGAGCGGCCTGGTCACCGGCATCGTCTACGACGCCCACGGAAATCCAGTCCCCGGAGTTGAGATCGAAGTCGACAGCACCGGCGATCCCAACACCGGATATCTCGAAGACACCGCCAACGACGGCAGCTTCGTCTTCCAGGTAGACCCCGGCCAGATCACCATCACCGTCACCGGCCCCAACAACACCGTCCTCGGCACCGCATCCGGCATCCTGCCCTACGGAGGCAACGTCGTCATCAACGTCACCTACCCCACGCCCTCGGCCAAACCCGCGCCCGGCAAAGCCTCCGTCACTAAAACTCAACTTACAGCTCCCGTCGCACCCCACATCATGGCATCCTTGAAACTCCCCGCAACCCTGCCCCTCGCAGGAGGTCTCCAGTGA